From a region of the Haematobia irritans isolate KBUSLIRL chromosome 4, ASM5000362v1, whole genome shotgun sequence genome:
- the Plp gene encoding pericentrin-like protein isoform X8, giving the protein MLQKHVTFKMSPFRELQYERESLQERMSEQTQRISALQSRLEEQRQRAEELQRANTSDLNIRIHDLQNELQTAKETLSNRDKQISTMKQQLEKSKVAIDRLEAELAVEHQPDRSTIERLENELKLKQGENQKLKDKIKNEMINKLALPDLMETMLADKNEEIDHLKEQLECKENELQNALRDCTHSSSMGVMDKKPDDMVGKLSARTLSDIVSISEFDEPDVVRRAAVANTSSPLLLPAASDGFLQNTMDTSKGAVANLTHKRTEDLTGFATTLHQANTFDHPYYFQDPNILLGSAQSGATATPTLVPRQINFSEFSDDSKLKTPGQLQTPPPQDQKSTEDKSAIEILQNHGQELQRKIDALLKEKEQNSEDLISSQLRLNGLQDELQRCQQELLKFKENAQKIRDLEQKLLEKSMELDQLLRAQEKWQKEKTELLSKHEKNLKNLQESEESYKQRINELEEAMLKNTEKEVNEKESLRKELRAISEVHEQCQYMAKDNENRKKEIENFNKEIKAKDERLLTLSSKLSIAEEKITDLQRQVLNLEREVEKLKQQSSDNSSRQFSVDEIAQQVEKELNYSAQLDSNILKAIESEEENNLDRSHVEKNVVIEAPGTTDDENFTGERDLLNQLEALKTQIAVERDHADELRKELMEEKQHSQEVQEQDVVIIEAMRKRLESALAQEDELHKHLDIEREKCERLQTQLTTLQRTESRRNSSLLKSPTESPRKSPRSLTDFESELAERLRSEIKLLTAQNERERERSADLQRNSERERCRYEKELSERIEYCDKLKREMDKVARDKDNAELEIDHLQERLTLQTQEIESLEARIGSLQAAETRRFTRKDQHQKENAQLMAEMQELKAQLQLMEAERESLNHTITQLRCDIERSAHREGKLAEALANANAQLAAREGTTSVPEQFLEKMREINTLLAENTQENKQMAETVQYLVEERRQLQRKCEELESQVNGSANVAELEERCNHLLGRYLRVESHRKALVYQKRYLKITLQNYQDSEQRALAAFNGGHLLQPPKPKKKLFKTVALAIIAIQRMKYIGRIWHTGKRIVSKSVFTITQQKRSQAPSVSSAVISSSSQQTPTLVNGRLSPHIYNPLRTMDRPLAPLKTPTLLNGGSKTPLSAASTISPGATGTTTAFEWPKVTNKKK; this is encoded by the exons GAACTTCAGTATGAGCGTGAATCGCTGCAAGAGCGTATGTCCGAACAAACTCAACGCATATCGGCTCTGCAATCACGTCTCGAAGAGCAACGTCAGCGGGCCGAAGAATTACAGAGGGCTAATACATCCGATTTGAATATACGCATTCATGATCTTCAAAATGAATTGCAGACGGCAAAGGAAACTCTTAGCAATCGTGACAAACAGATTTCCACCATGAAACAACAATTGGAGAAAAGTAAAGTGGCCATCGATCGTTTGGAAGCTGAATTGGCGGTGGAacatcaaccggatcggagtaCCAtagaacgtttggaaaacgaatTGAAACTAAAGCAGGGCGAAAATCAAAAGCTAAAggataaaatcaaaaatgaaatgaTTAACAAATTAGCTCTGCCAGATCTTATGGAAACCATGTTGGCCGATAAAAATGAAGAGATCGATCATTTGAAGGAACAGCTCGAATGCAAAGAGAATGAATTACAAAATGCCCTAAGGGATTGCACTCATAGCTCATCCATGGGGGTTATGGATAAGAAACCCGATGATATGGTTGGTAAACTAAGTGCCAGGACATTAAGTGACATAGTATCGATATCGGAATTTGATGAGCCTGATGTGGTGAGACGAGCCGCAGTAGCTAATACAAGTTCACCTTTACTATTGCCAGCCGCTAGTGatggcttcctgcaaaataccaTGGACACGTCCAAAGGAGCTGTGGCAAATCTAACGCATAAACGGACCGAAGACTTAACAGGCTTTGCTACCACTTTGCATCAAGCCAATACCTTTGATCATCCCTACTACTTCCAAGATCCCAACATATTGTTGGGTTCAGCTCAGTCCGGGGCAACAGCAACACCTACTCTAGTGCCAAGACAAAttaatttttccgaattttccGATGATTCTAAACTTAAGACCCCTGGTCAACTGCAAACCCCCCCGCCGCAAGACCAAAAATCTACTGAGGATAAGTCTGCgattgagattttgcaaaatcatgGTCAAGAGCTGCAACGAAAGATTGATGCATTGCTCAAAGAGAAAGAACAAAATTCGGAAGATTTAATTTCCTCACAATTAAGGCTAAATGGTTTGCAGGATGAACTTCAACGTTGCCAACAAGAACTGCTGAAGTTCAAAGAAAATGCCCAAAAGATTCGTGACCTTGAACAAAAGCTATTGGAAAAATCCATGGAACTGGATCAACTGCTAAGGGCTCAAGAAAAATGGCAAAAAGAGAAAACCGAATTGCTTAGTAAACATGAGAAAAATCTCAAGAATCTGCAAGAGAGCGAGGAGAGCTATAAGCAACGCATCAATGAGCTGGAGGAAGCTATGTTGAAGAAtaccgaaaaggaggttaacgaAAAGGAAAGCCTCCGCAAGGAATTGAGGGCTATCAGTGAAGTCCATGAACAATGCCAATATATGGCCAAAGACAATGAGAATCGTAAGAaggaaatcgaaaatttcaataagGAAATCAAAGCCAAAGATGAACGTTTACTCACTCTCTCCTCAAAACTATCAATTGCTGAAGAGAAAATCACCGATCTGCAACGGCAAGTTCTTAATCTAGAAAGGGAAgtggaaaaattgaaacaacAAAGCAGTGACAATAGTTCGCGCCAGTTTTCCGTAGATGAAATAGCCCAACAAGTGGAGAAGGAATTGAATTATTCAGCCCAATTGGACTCGAACATCCTAAAGGCCATTGAAAGTGAGGAGGAAAATAACCTGGATCGTTCACATGTTGAGAAGAATGTGGTCATTGAGGCGCCGGGAACAACAGACGATGAAAATTTCACAGGAGAACGTGATCTCCTCAATCAATTGGAGGCTTTAAAAACCCAAATAGCCGTGGAAAGAGATCATGCTGATGAGCTACGCAAAGAACTAATGGAGGAGAAGCAACATTCGCAGGAAGTTCAGGAACAAGATGTGGTGATCATTGAAGCCATGCGTAAGCGGCTCGAATCAGCTCTGGCCCAAGAGGATGAGTTGCACAAACATTTAGACATTGAGCGTGAGAAATGTGAGCGTTTGCAAACTCAGTTGACTACTCTACAACGCACCGAAAGTCGCCGCAATTCCTCTCTTCTTAAATCTCCCACAGAATCTCCCCGCAAATCTCCGAGATCGCTCACAGATTTCGAGTCGGAATTGGCTGAGCGTTTGAGAAGTGAAATCAAATTACTCACAGCCCAAAACGAAAGGGAACGGGAACGTTCTGCTGACTTGCAGAGAAATAGCGAACGCGAACGCTGTCGCTATGAAAAGGAATTGAGTGAAAGAATCGAATACTGTGACAAACTCAAAAGGGAAATGGATAAGGTGGCCCGTGACAAGGATAATGCCGAGCTAGAAATCGATCATCTACAGGAAAGACTTACTCTGCAAACGCAAGAAATTGAAAGCCTAGAGGCCCGCATAGGCAGTCTCCAAGCAGCTGAGACTCGTCGTTTCACTCGCAAAGATCAGCATCAAAAGGAAAATGCTCAATTGATGGCCGAAATGCAAGAATTAAAAGCTCAACTACAGCTCATGGAAGCCGAAAGGGAATCGCTCAACCACACCATAACCCAGTTGCGTTGTGACATTGAGCGCTCAGCCCATCGTGAAGGCAAACTGGCAGAGGCCTTAGCCAATGCCAATGCCCAATTGGCGGCACGTGAAGGTACCACCTCAGTGCCTGaacaatttctagagaaaatgcgtGAAATCAATACTCTGCTGGCAGAGAATACCCAGGAAAATAAGCAAATGGCTGAAACTGTCCAATATCTGGTAGAGGAACGACGTCAATTGCAAAGGAAATGCGAAGAATTGGAATCTCAAGTGAATGGTAGTGCCAATGTGGCCGAATTGGAAGAACGCTGTAATCATTTGTTGGGACGCTATTTGCGTGTAGAGTCCCATCGTAAAGCTTTGGTCTATCAAAAGCGTTATCTAAAGATTACCTTGCAAAACTATCAGGACAGTGAACAGAGGGCATTGGCTGCCTTTAATGGAGGTCATTTGTTGCAACCACCGAAACccaagaagaaattattcaa GACTGTGGCCTTGGCGATCATTGCCATTCAACGCATGAAATACATTGGACGTATTTGGCATACAGGAAAACGAATTGTTTCCAAATCGGTTTTCACCATCACTCAACAAAA